In Prunus dulcis chromosome 1, ALMONDv2, whole genome shotgun sequence, the following are encoded in one genomic region:
- the LOC117614635 gene encoding cytochrome P450 CYP82D47-like, which produces MEFFNFSCSSDLLIPLVAAAFSLFLYSLFMKSRGERKSPPKAGGAWPIIGHLHLLGGSKPPHLVLGKMAERYGPIFTINIGVQKALIVSSSEIAKECFTTNDKVFASRPKFMAAEIMAYNYALFPFSPYSHYSRQVRKIVLLEVLSNSRLEMLKHVRESEVKASMKGIYERCVTNGKSSTGSNKALVEMREWFLDINENIVFRMIVGKRFGEATSSNSKGSNYYLKKETYMDFLRLSGTFVLSDAIPWLRWLDLGGHERAMKKVAKELDLVFNGWLEEHKRKRKISGQVKGDDDQLDFMDVMLSILDVDGANEITTDYDADTVNKATSMALIVAGVEAPAVQMTWALALLLNNREALKKAQEELDQIIGKGRQVKESDIKNLVYLQAIIKESTRLYPAGPLSLPHESTEDCMVGDYHVTAGTRLFVNLSKLHRDPRVWSDPNEFRPERFLTTHKSFDVKGHDFELIPFGSGRRMCPGMSLALKVIALTLASLLHGFEIGTPTDETVDMGETVGVTNNKATPLEVLFTPRLPAQLYE; this is translated from the exons ATGGAGTTTTTTAACTTCTCATGCTCATCTGATCTTTTGATACCTCTTGTGGCAGCTGCCTTTTCACTCTTTCTTTACTCTCTCTTCATGAAATCAAGAGGGGAAAGAAAATCACCACCAAAAGCTGGGGGGGCATGGCCTATAATCGGCCACCTCCACTTACTAGGAGGTTCAAAACCACCCCATTTAGTTTTGGGTAAAATGGCTGAGAGGTATGGGCCAATCTTCACGATAAATATAGGAGTGCAAAAAGCTCTGATTGTAAGCAGCTCAGAAATAGCAAAAGAGTGTTTTACTACCAACGACAAAGTGTTTGCTAGTCGTCCGAAATTCATGGCGGCTGAAATCATGGCCTACAACTATGCCTTGTTCCCCTTCAGCCCTTACAGCCACTACTCTCGCCAAGTTCGCAAGATAGTTCTGCTTGAGGTTCTCTCCAACAGCCGCCTTGAGATGCTCAAACACGTTCGAGAATCCGAAGTGAAGGCGTCCATGAAAGGAATATACGAGCGATGCGTGACCAACGGGAAGAGCAGTACCGGTTCGAACAAGGCGTTGGTGGAGATGAGGGAATGGTTTTTGGACATAAATGAAAACATTGTGTTTAGGATGATTGTAGGGAAACGATTTGGGGAAGCTACAAGCTCAAATTCCAAAGGCAGTAACTATTATTTAAAGAAGGAGACGTACATGGATTTTCTGAGATTGTCTGGGACTTTTGTGCTGTCCGATGCGATTCCCTGGTTGAGGTGGTTGGACTTGGGTGGCCATGAGAGGGCCATGAAGAAGGTAGCCAAGGAGCTTGATCTTGTGTTTAATGGATGGCTAGAAGAGCACAAGCGGAAGAGGAAGATTTCAGGCCAAGTGAAGGGTGATGATGATCAGCTTGATTTCATGGATGTGATGCTTTCCATTCTTGATGTTGATGGTGCTAATGAGATTACTACAGATTATGATGCTGATACTGTCAACAAAGCAACTTCCATG GCTCTTATAGTAGCCGGCGTAGAGGCGCCTGCGGTGCAGATGACATGGGCTCTGGCTTTACTTCTCAACAACCGCGAAGCTCTCAAGAAGGCTCAGGAAGAGCTAGACCAAATCATTGGTAAAGGCAGACAAGTGAAGGAATCAGACATCAAGAACTTGGTCTATCTCCAAGCCATTATTAAAGAATCAACGCGTTTATACCCTGCTGGACCATTATCCCTGCCTCACGAGTCGACTGAAGATTGCATGGTCGGTGACTATCATGTCACGGCAGGCACGCGCCTCTTTGTTAACCTTTCAAAGCTTCATCGAGACCCGAGGGTTTGGTCCGACCCGAATGAGTTTCGACCAGAGCGATTTCTCACAACCCACAAGAGCTTTGACGTTAAGGGTCATGATTTCGAGTTAATTCCATTTGGAAGTGGTAGAAGAATGTGTCCTGGAATGTCACTTGCCCTTAAGGTTATAGCATTAACACTTGCTTCTTTGCTTCACGGTTTTGAAATTGGAACTCCAACGGATGAAACGGTCGACATGGGTGAGACGGTGGGAGTGACCAACAATAAAGCTACCCCACTTGAAGTCCTTTTCACTCCACGCCTTCCTGCTCAACTATATGAGTAA